One genomic region from Paramormyrops kingsleyae isolate MSU_618 chromosome 24, PKINGS_0.4, whole genome shotgun sequence encodes:
- the ecsit gene encoding evolutionarily conserved signaling intermediate in Toll pathway, mitochondrial yields the protein MNCARRLARITIRGFAPYATVTARESAKCLNPYGSGVQTLRAFHAGFGHLKDQSVSRGDGHPRHEGSLVTHDSLFEQAAVEARTKAMFNRVLEVFVRKDIRRRGHVEFIYAALRKMPEFGVERDITVYNKLLDVFPKEVFVPRNFIQRMFNHYPRQQECAVQLLEQMENYGILPNVETKVLLVQIFGEKSHPMRKYQRLMYWFPKFKHTNPYPVPQDLPQDPLDLARLSLTRVAADPDACVTVYQMPSTDVSETIVADVSLPYVVGIQSPEQRSLLAKHNASRPVFVEGPFPLWLRKTCVYYYVLRADPVPPEEKVQEPVDPERSFFYPLELDLDLERDLGDDDSFDVDEVEEGPIFAMCMASRGDQATLAKWIAGLQQTNPVLGRAPTLFRLESVSREIQRAGESEPGAEPGLEEEPPHRQAMKQ from the exons ATGAATTGTGCACGCCGTCTCGCGCGGATAACCATTAGGGGATTTGCACCTTATGCAACGGTAACTGCCCGGGAGTCAGCAAAATGCCTTAATCCTTACGGGAGTGGCGTTCAG ACGTTAAGGGCTTTCCACGCGGGCTTCGGGCATCTTAAGGACCAGTCCGTTTCCAGGGGCGATGGGCATCCCAGGCATGAGGGGTCCCTGGTTACCCATGACAGCCTGTTTGAGCAGGCAGCTGTGGAGGCCCGGACCAAGGCCATGTTTAACCGGGTGCTGGAGGTCTTCGTTAGGAAGGACATTCGGCGCCGGGGCCACGTCGAGTTCATTTACGCGGCCCTGAGGAAGATGCCTGAGTTTGGGGTGGAGCGCGACATCACCGTCTACAACAAGCTCTTGGACGTCTTCCCCAAGGAGGTCTTCGTGCCCCGAAACTTCATCCAGCGCATGTTTAACCATTACCCCCGGCAACAGGAGTGTGCGGTGCAGCTGCTGGAACAGATGGAGAACTACG GGATCTTGCCCAACGTGGAGACCAAAGTTCTCTTGGTGCAGATCTTTGGAGAGAAGAGCCACCCCATGCGGAAATACCAGCGGCTGATGTACTGGTTTCCCAAATTCAAGCACACGAACCCGTACCCTGTCCCCCAGGATCTCCCACAGGACCCGCTGGACTTGGCGCGCCTCAGTCTCACCCGCGTAGCGGCGGACCCAGATGCGTGTGTCACCGTCTATCAG ATGCCCTCTACAGATGTATCTGAGACAATAGTCGCAGACGTGTCGCTCCCCTACGTTGTCG GAATTCAGAGTCCGGAGCAGAGAAGCCTGCTAGCCAAACACAATGCCAGCAGGCCGGTGTTTGTGGAAGGACCCTTCCCTCTGTGGCTGAGGAAGACCTGTGTGTACTACTATGTGCTGAGAGCTGACCCCGTGCCGCCGGAGGAAAAG GTTCAAGAGCCCGTTGACCCGGAGAGGAGTTTCTTCTATCCGCTGGAACTCGACTTGGATTTGGAGCGAGATCTGGGCGATGACGACAGCTTTGACGTGGATGAAG TGGAGGAGGGCCCCATCTTTGCCATGTGTATGGCCAGCCGGGGGGACCAGGCCACCCTCGCCAAGTGGATCGCTGGCCTGCAGCAGACCAACCCCGTGCTGGGCCGGGCGCCCACCCTCTTTCGGCTGGAGTCTGTCTCCCGGGAGATTCAACGGGCAGGGGAGTCTGAGCCGGGGGCGGAGCCTGGCCTGGAAGAGGAGCCCCCCCACCGCCAGGCTATGAAGCAGTGA
- the oatx gene encoding solute carrier family 22 member 6 translates to MGFADILDEIGGFGRFQMIHVTLLSIPGLLMASQNLLNNFTAGTPGHHCNIPNRTSLALGQNISASDLSDQEVLQAFIPVAEGSGLSKCTRYTEAQWHLVKGNVSGTWTRTNVTDAETETCQDGWIYDKTEFQATIVSEWDLVCTLRPLKQMSQTIYMGGVLAGAIIFGGLSDRFGRRALLIWSYFQLATLGTCTAFSPSYLAYCIFRFLTGMAVSGIILNAVSLKVEWIPTKSRTLVGTISSFFFTFGQMILAGLAYTLRDWRKLQMAVCSPFFIFFIYSWWYSESARWLMLNRRSDEALKHIHRVARINGKPELAQKITVEMLESHMHKEVQSSKKIYTVYDLLRTPVMRQISICLMVVWFSTSFAYYGLAMDLQKFGVSIYLIQVIFGAVDFPAKLVALGTLSFFGRRVTQASCLVLSAAVIFANIFVPAEMQTVRTTLAVLGKGFTSASFTCIYLFTGELYPTVVRQTGMGLTSTMARVGSMAAPAVLILDEVLPALPSIVYGGSALVAGIFAIFLPETLNVPLPDTIEDVEEKWVKQKGRSAQEPAEKELALLPEVKDGVELVDGKTIGLNAL, encoded by the exons ATGGGCTTCGCAGATATTTTAGATGAGATCGGGGGTTTCGGGCGCTTCCAGATGATTCACGTCACACTGTTATCCATTCCCGGTCTCCTTATGGCCAGCCAAAATCTACTAAACAATTTCACAGCCGGTACTCCGGGGCACCACTGCAACATACCCAACCGGACCTCTCTAGCTCTCGGACAGAACATATCAGCATCAGATCTGAGTGACCAAGAGGTGCTACAGGCGTTCATCCCGGTGGCAGAGGGGTCCGGGCTGTCAAAGTGCACCAGATACACCGAAGCGCAGTGGCACCTTGTCAAGGGCAACGTGAGCGGCACCTGGACTCGAACCAATGTTACAGACGCGGAAACGGAGACGTGCCAAGACGGCTGGATCTACGATAAGACCGAGTTTCAGGCTACTATAGTTTCAGAG TGGGATCTGGTTTGCACCCTCCGGCCGCTCAAACAGATGAGTCAGACCATCTATATGGGGGGGGTCCTTGCTGGTGCCATCATTTTTGGGGGACTTTCAGACAG GTTTGGCCGCAGAGCACTGCTGATCTGGTCCTACTTCCAGTTGGCCACCCTGGGCACCTGCACGGCATTCTCACCCTCCTACCTTGCCTACTGCATCTTCCGCTTCCTGACAGGCATGGCGGTGTCAGGAATCATTCTCAATGCTGTCTCCTTAA AGGTGGAATGGATTCCCACCAAGTCACGGACCTTGGTAGGAACCATCTCCTCCTTTTTCTTCACCTTTGGTCAAATGATTCTGGCGGGCCTGGCCTACACCCTCCGGGACTGGCGCAAGCTGCAGATGGCTGTGTGCTCCCccttcttcatcttcttcatctACAGCTG GTGGTATTCCGAGTCGGCACGCTGGCTGATGCTGAACCGGCGGTCAGACGAGGCCCTCAAACATATCCATCGTGTGGCAAGGATTAATGGAAAACCAGAGTTGGCACAAAAAATCACTGTAGAG ATGCTGGAGTCACATATGCACAAGGAGGTCCAGTCCAGCAAGAAAATCTACACGGTTTATGACCTGCTACGCACGCCAGTGATGAGGCAGATATCCATCTGTCTGATGGTGGTCTG GTTCTCCACCAGCTTCGCCTATTATGGGCTGGCAATGGACCTGCAGAAGTTTGGCGTCAGCATCTACCTGATCCAGGTGATCTTCGGCGCCGTGGACTTCCCAGCCAAGCTGGTGGCCCTTGGGACCCTGAGCTTCTTTGGTCGTCGCGTGACTCAGGCTAGCTGCCTGGTTCTGTCTGCTGCCGTTATCTTCGCCAACATCTTCGTCCCTGCAG AAATGCAGACCGTACGCACCACCTTGGCCGTGCTGGGAAAGGGGTTCACCTCGGCTTCCTTTACCTGCATTTACCTCTTCACCGGAGAGCTGTACCCCACTGTCGTCAG gcagaCAGGGATGGGCCTCACCTCCACCATGGCCCGTGTGGGCTCAATGGCAGCACCTGCTGTGCTGATTCTGGACGAGGTCCTGCCGGCTCTACCCAGTATCGTGTACGGCGGCTCGGCGCTGGTGGCAGGCATCTTCGCCATCTTCCTCCCTGAAACCCTCAACGTGCCGCTACCAGACACAATTGAGGACGTGGAAGAGAAGTG GGTCAAGCAGAAGGGAAGATCTGCCCAGGAGCCAGCAGAAAAGGAGTTGGCGCTTCTGCCAGAGGTGAAGGACGGCGTGGAGCTTGTGGATGGGAAAACGATAGGGCTGAATGCTCTGTGA
- the LOC111859213 gene encoding zinc finger translocation-associated protein-like isoform X1, which yields MDDIAINGHEGAETGAGTASFTSPSELPESHGSPRCDWGPNQARRKGRVQGRDHRRNYQEQWRAEFLMEFDAARGVMLCMVCGSSLASLKLSTIKRHIQQRHPDTLLWAPADKQLLLCDWEAAHTPRGSAGGPGPESEGVPPKAEPAPQEPQPAQPVSGGVRDPLAQTLERYANDTLRAWLRQEFLMEYRAAEGRLLCMVCGAQLPAPHLQHVKLHVLQQHPDSLVYSSEEKHHILRGWEHASPESPGALKPDHEPPAEDLRGVPSDAASGSTQCWGFGNAVE from the exons ATGGACGACATTGCCATAAATGGACATGAAGGGGCGGAGACAGGGGCGGGCACAGCGAGCTTCACGAGCCCATCGGAGTTACCCGAGTCTCATGGGTCACCGCGGTGTGACTGGGGCCCCAATCAGGCGAGGAGGAAGGGGCGTGTCCAGGGCCGAGACCACCGGCGGAACTACCAGGAGCAGTGGCGGGCGGAGTTCCTGATGGAGTTTGACGCGGCGCGCGGTGTCATGCTGTGCATGGTGTGCGGCAGCTCGCTGGCCTCGCTCAAACTCAGCACCATCAAGAGGCACATCCAGCAGAGGCACCCCGACACGCTGCTGTGGGCCCCCGCCGACAAGCAGCTGCTGCTCTGCGACTGGGAGGCCGCGCACACACCCAGGGGCTCCGCCGGGGGCCCGGGGCCCGAGAGTGAAG GTGTCCCACCGAAGGCAGAGCCAGCACCCCAGGAGCCACAGCCTGCGCAGCCCGTGTCGGGAGGGGTTCGCGACCCGCTGGCCCAAACGCTGGAGCGCTACGCCAACGACACGCTGCGTGCCTGGCTCCGGCAGGAGTTCCTCATGGAGTACCGTGCGGCGGAGGGCCGGCTGCTCTGCATGGTGTGCGGAGCCCAGCTGCCTGCGCCGCATCTGCAGCACGTCAAACTGCATGTGCTGCAGCAGCATCCTGACTCACTGGTGTACAGCTCTGAGGAGAAGCACCACATCCTGCGGGGCTGGG agCACGCCTCACCTGAGAGCCCCGGTGCCCTGAAACCGGACCACGAGCCCCCAGCTGAAGATCTCAGAGGCGTGCCTTCCGACGCTGCTTCGGGCTCCACACAATGCTGGGGGTTTGGCAACGCTGTGGAGTAG
- the LOC111859213 gene encoding zinc finger translocation-associated protein-like isoform X2, translated as MDDIAINGHEGAETGAGTASFTSPSELPESHGSPRCDWGPNQARRKGRVQGRDHRRNYQEQWRAEFLMEFDAARGVMLCMVCGSSLASLKLSTIKRHIQQRHPDTLLWAPADKQLLLCDWEAAHTPRGSAGGPGPESEGVPPKAEPAPQEPQPAQPVSGGVRDPLAQTLERYANDTLRAWLRQEFLMEYRAAEGRLLCMVCGAQLPAPHLQHVKLHVLQQHPDSLVYSSEEKHHILRGWGERRRGGEQERGRSTPHLRAPVP; from the exons ATGGACGACATTGCCATAAATGGACATGAAGGGGCGGAGACAGGGGCGGGCACAGCGAGCTTCACGAGCCCATCGGAGTTACCCGAGTCTCATGGGTCACCGCGGTGTGACTGGGGCCCCAATCAGGCGAGGAGGAAGGGGCGTGTCCAGGGCCGAGACCACCGGCGGAACTACCAGGAGCAGTGGCGGGCGGAGTTCCTGATGGAGTTTGACGCGGCGCGCGGTGTCATGCTGTGCATGGTGTGCGGCAGCTCGCTGGCCTCGCTCAAACTCAGCACCATCAAGAGGCACATCCAGCAGAGGCACCCCGACACGCTGCTGTGGGCCCCCGCCGACAAGCAGCTGCTGCTCTGCGACTGGGAGGCCGCGCACACACCCAGGGGCTCCGCCGGGGGCCCGGGGCCCGAGAGTGAAG GTGTCCCACCGAAGGCAGAGCCAGCACCCCAGGAGCCACAGCCTGCGCAGCCCGTGTCGGGAGGGGTTCGCGACCCGCTGGCCCAAACGCTGGAGCGCTACGCCAACGACACGCTGCGTGCCTGGCTCCGGCAGGAGTTCCTCATGGAGTACCGTGCGGCGGAGGGCCGGCTGCTCTGCATGGTGTGCGGAGCCCAGCTGCCTGCGCCGCATCTGCAGCACGTCAAACTGCATGTGCTGCAGCAGCATCCTGACTCACTGGTGTACAGCTCTGAGGAGAAGCACCACATCCTGCGGGGCTGGGGTGAGCGGAGGCGGGGGGGTGAGCAGGAGAGGGGCAGG agCACGCCTCACCTGAGAGCCCCGGTGCCCTGA